One genomic window of Candidatus Nitrospira inopinata includes the following:
- a CDS encoding cation:proton antiporter: MPLIYTLTILICLAALFGYVNHRLLKLPMTIGLMAVALGCSLSLLALGKLGFGVGAEAQRLISAVDFNETLMHGMLGFLLFAGALHVKLEELLDLKWVIGTLATVGTLLSSAIIGLLGYVVFDWVGLPLPFLYCLLFGALISPTDPIAVMGVLRQARLPKALEMKIVGESLFNDGVGVVIFLVLLNLLPRETVHAADILWLFVEEAIGGAALGLALGYVAYRMLRSVDHDQVEILITLALVMGGFALADLLHTSGPIAVVVAGLLIGNYGRQWAMSETTRERLDSFWELLDELLNAVLFVLIGLEVLALSFQRSYLIAGLVAVPLVLAARWITVLLQVGGFSLVREFSDKTVRILTWGGLRGGISVALALSLPSGPERDAVVTITYVVVVFSILVQGLTISRVVGGSEGSSTATTSPT, encoded by the coding sequence GTGCCGTTGATTTACACGCTCACGATCCTGATTTGCCTGGCGGCGCTGTTCGGCTACGTGAACCATCGGCTGCTCAAACTGCCGATGACCATCGGGCTGATGGCGGTGGCGCTGGGGTGTTCGTTGAGTTTGCTGGCGTTGGGGAAATTGGGGTTCGGCGTCGGAGCCGAGGCGCAGCGGCTCATCAGCGCCGTCGATTTCAACGAAACGCTGATGCACGGGATGTTGGGGTTTTTGTTGTTCGCCGGCGCGCTGCACGTCAAATTGGAGGAACTGCTCGATCTCAAGTGGGTGATCGGCACCTTGGCGACGGTCGGGACGCTGCTCTCCAGCGCGATCATCGGCCTGCTGGGCTACGTGGTGTTCGATTGGGTCGGCCTGCCGCTGCCCTTTCTCTATTGCCTGTTGTTCGGCGCCTTGATCTCGCCCACCGATCCGATCGCCGTCATGGGGGTGCTCCGTCAGGCCCGCCTGCCCAAGGCGCTGGAGATGAAGATCGTCGGAGAGTCGCTCTTCAACGACGGTGTCGGCGTGGTGATCTTTCTGGTCCTCTTGAATCTCCTGCCCAGAGAAACGGTTCACGCTGCCGACATCCTGTGGCTGTTCGTGGAGGAGGCGATCGGCGGCGCGGCGTTGGGGCTGGCTCTGGGCTACGTCGCCTATCGGATGCTCCGCTCCGTGGACCATGATCAGGTGGAGATCCTCATCACGTTGGCGTTGGTCATGGGCGGGTTCGCGTTGGCGGATCTGTTGCACACGTCCGGTCCGATCGCGGTGGTCGTGGCTGGCCTCCTGATCGGGAACTATGGACGACAGTGGGCCATGTCCGAGACAACGAGGGAACGGCTCGACAGTTTCTGGGAGTTGCTAGATGAGTTGTTAAACGCCGTCTTGTTCGTGCTGATCGGCCTGGAGGTGCTCGCGCTGAGTTTTCAACGGTCCTATCTGATCGCCGGGCTCGTCGCCGTGCCGCTGGTGCTGGCGGCGCGCTGGATCACCGTGCTGTTGCAGGTGGGAGGGTTTAGTCTCGTTCGCGAGTTCAGCGACAAGACAGTGAGGATTTTGACGTGGGGTGGGTTGCGCGGGGGCATTTCCGTCGCGCTGGCCCTCTCCTTGCCCTCCGGTCCGGAGCGGGACGCCGTGGTGACGATCACCTATGTCGTCGTGGTGTTTTCCATTCTTGTGCAGGGGCTGACAATCAGTCGGGTGGTGGGAGGGTCGGAGGGTTCGTCAACCGCGACGACATCCCCAACGTGA
- a CDS encoding response regulator — translation MKKPRVLLADDHALVLAGLRRLVEDSCEVVGTVEDGRSLIEAAQRLEPDLILLDIAMPLLNGIDAARQIRKLCPDTKLIFLTMQTSPTYATEAFQAGASGYLLKRSAPMELPLAIEAVLRGQHYLTPAIAKPVLERALKPDDPSTLPIKGSPADLTPRQREVLQLIGEGKATKEIAALLNISVKTVEFHKARLMEELGFHSTAELMRYAIAQGLANSEL, via the coding sequence ATGAAAAAACCGCGGGTGCTGTTGGCCGATGATCACGCACTGGTGCTGGCCGGATTACGCCGCTTGGTCGAAGATTCTTGCGAAGTCGTGGGGACCGTCGAAGACGGCCGCTCGCTCATTGAGGCGGCTCAGCGCCTCGAACCGGACTTGATTCTGTTGGACATCGCCATGCCGCTGTTGAACGGCATCGACGCCGCGCGCCAGATTCGCAAACTGTGTCCCGACACCAAGCTCATTTTTCTGACCATGCAGACCAGCCCCACCTACGCGACCGAGGCCTTTCAAGCCGGCGCAAGCGGTTACCTCCTGAAACGATCGGCTCCGATGGAACTGCCGTTGGCCATCGAGGCCGTCCTGCGAGGCCAACACTATCTGACTCCCGCGATCGCCAAACCGGTGTTGGAAAGGGCTCTCAAACCGGACGATCCGTCGACGCTTCCCATCAAGGGATCTCCCGCCGATCTCACTCCGCGCCAACGCGAAGTGTTGCAGTTGATCGGGGAGGGAAAAGCGACCAAGGAGATCGCCGCCCTGCTCAACATCTCGGTCAAGACGGTCGAGTTTCACAAGGCCCGCCTGATGGAGGAACTGGGCTTTCACTCCACCGCGGAATTGATGCGCTACGCCATCGCGCAAGGGCTGGCCAATTCCGAGCTGTGA
- a CDS encoding NAD(P) transhydrogenase subunit alpha, with the protein MDTFIAGLTVFVLALFAGFEIITKVPPTLHTPLMSGANAISGITIVGALLAAGSERDPVSNWLGLAALLFATINVVGGFLVTHRMLRMFRGQARHDQ; encoded by the coding sequence ATGGATACCTTTATCGCGGGCTTGACGGTGTTCGTGCTGGCGTTGTTCGCAGGGTTTGAGATCATCACCAAGGTGCCGCCCACGCTCCACACGCCTCTCATGTCGGGCGCCAATGCCATCTCCGGCATCACGATCGTCGGTGCCCTATTGGCGGCCGGATCGGAGCGGGACCCTGTCTCGAACTGGTTGGGGTTGGCCGCCCTGCTCTTCGCGACGATCAACGTCGTGGGCGGTTTTCTCGTGACCCATCGGATGTTGAGGATGTTTCGAGGACAAGCGCGACACGACCAATGA
- a CDS encoding NAD(P)(+) transhydrogenase (Re/Si-specific) subunit beta: protein MNQALINLGYLVASALFIAGLKGLAHPRSAPRGNVMGATGMLIAVGLTLLDRRIVNMQSIVVVLALGAVIGATLAVKIRMTAMPQLVALLNGLGGGASVFVAGVGLLEVRNAEVSALHHFTVAAVISGIVGAVTFWGSVIAFAKLQELIADESVRVPGQRVVTFALAAAAAGLGLWLVLVPAPCAVYWFVVVVSSLLGLLLVLPVGGADMPVVIALLNSCSGLAASATGFVLDNNVLIIAGSLVGASGFILTQIMCRAMNRSLIDVLAGITPSEPRDGKADDIYKGRVKTGSPEEVALLFDAARRVVIVPGFGMAVSQAQHAVAQLAALLRARGVEVEFAIHPVAGRMPGHMNVLLAEANVPYELLKDLDESNASFDRTDVALVIGANDVVNPIARTDAASPIAGMPILDVDKSAAIVVVKRSLSPGFAGIPNPLFANDKTIMLFGDARDMVQAIVKALKET, encoded by the coding sequence ATGAATCAGGCCCTCATCAATCTGGGTTATCTGGTCGCGTCGGCCCTCTTTATCGCCGGGCTGAAGGGGCTGGCGCATCCGAGGAGTGCGCCGCGCGGCAACGTGATGGGCGCGACGGGCATGTTGATCGCCGTGGGGCTGACGTTGCTCGACCGGCGCATCGTGAATATGCAGTCCATCGTCGTGGTGCTGGCGTTGGGGGCCGTCATCGGCGCGACCTTGGCGGTGAAGATCCGCATGACCGCCATGCCCCAGTTGGTGGCGTTGCTCAACGGGTTGGGAGGCGGCGCCTCCGTCTTCGTGGCGGGCGTCGGCCTGTTGGAGGTCCGAAACGCGGAGGTTTCCGCGCTGCATCATTTCACCGTGGCCGCGGTGATCTCAGGGATCGTCGGCGCCGTAACCTTTTGGGGGAGTGTGATCGCCTTCGCCAAGTTGCAAGAGCTGATCGCGGACGAGTCGGTTCGGGTTCCCGGCCAGCGTGTCGTTACGTTCGCCTTGGCGGCAGCGGCCGCAGGACTCGGACTCTGGCTGGTGCTCGTTCCGGCTCCGTGTGCGGTCTATTGGTTTGTCGTCGTCGTGTCGTCGCTGCTCGGGCTCTTACTGGTGCTGCCGGTGGGCGGGGCGGATATGCCGGTCGTCATCGCGCTGCTTAATTCCTGTTCAGGCTTGGCGGCATCGGCGACGGGATTTGTGTTGGATAACAATGTGCTCATCATCGCCGGTTCGCTCGTGGGAGCCTCGGGCTTCATCCTCACGCAGATCATGTGCCGGGCCATGAATCGGTCGCTCATCGACGTCCTGGCGGGGATCACGCCGTCCGAGCCTCGCGATGGAAAGGCCGACGACATCTACAAAGGACGGGTCAAGACCGGCTCGCCGGAGGAAGTCGCCCTCTTGTTTGACGCCGCGCGCCGGGTTGTGATCGTGCCTGGATTCGGGATGGCCGTGTCTCAAGCGCAACATGCGGTGGCGCAGCTCGCGGCTCTGTTGCGGGCTCGCGGCGTGGAGGTGGAATTCGCCATCCATCCGGTCGCCGGCCGCATGCCGGGCCATATGAACGTCCTGCTGGCGGAGGCCAACGTGCCCTACGAGCTGCTGAAAGATCTCGATGAAAGCAACGCGTCATTTGATCGGACGGATGTCGCCCTCGTGATCGGCGCCAATGACGTGGTGAATCCGATCGCGCGGACTGACGCGGCCAGCCCGATCGCCGGCATGCCGATCCTCGATGTGGACAAGTCGGCGGCGATCGTCGTCGTCAAGCGGAGCCTGAGCCCGGGTTTTGCGGGGATTCCCAATCCCCTCTTTGCGAACGACAAGACGATCATGCTGTTCGGGGACGCGCGGGACATGGTACAAGCAATCGTGAAGGCCTTGAAGGAAACATGA
- a CDS encoding potassium/proton antiporter yields MDVTIEQLLLGASVLLLLSVLSSTASGRLGVPALLLFLAIGMLAGSDGPGGIHFDNPFLAQSIGVLALTFILFAGGLDTDWVVVRSQLGRGVALSTVGVVITAGLIGLFATTVVGFSWLEGLLIGAIVSSTDAAAVFAVMRSRSVRLRDPLKPLLELESGSNDPMAVFLTIGLISLMTGASTSVIDLVPLFVRQMVVGAAIGYGTGKLMVELVNRLRLEYEGLYPVLTLSLVLLTYSGSAWLGGNGFLAVYLAGLIMGSRDFLHKRSLLRFHDGLAWLMQIAMFLVLGLQVFPSQLLSVAGIGFFFALFLMVCARPVAVFLTLAFTRLTVREKTMIAWVGLRGAVPIILATFPLLAGIPQAPMMFNLVFFIVLTSVLLQGTSIPLVARWLQVDVPLERSAEIAAIPDRPIDPRNRLIEMTITPTSAQSASGSLISVCPKRRSSS; encoded by the coding sequence ATGGACGTCACGATCGAACAGCTTCTGCTCGGCGCATCCGTCTTGTTGTTGCTGAGCGTCCTGTCCAGCACGGCATCGGGTCGATTGGGTGTGCCGGCGCTGTTGCTGTTTTTGGCCATCGGCATGTTGGCCGGCTCCGACGGTCCCGGCGGCATTCACTTTGACAATCCCTTCCTGGCGCAATCGATCGGAGTTCTCGCGCTAACGTTCATTTTGTTTGCCGGCGGGTTGGATACTGACTGGGTCGTCGTTCGATCGCAGCTTGGGCGAGGCGTGGCGCTCTCCACCGTCGGCGTGGTGATCACGGCCGGGCTGATCGGTCTGTTCGCCACGACGGTCGTCGGGTTTTCATGGTTGGAGGGACTGCTGATCGGCGCCATTGTCTCCTCCACTGATGCCGCCGCGGTATTCGCCGTGATGCGATCGCGGTCGGTCAGACTGCGCGATCCGTTGAAGCCGTTGCTCGAGCTCGAATCGGGCAGCAACGACCCGATGGCGGTGTTCCTCACGATCGGACTGATCAGCTTGATGACGGGGGCGTCGACGTCGGTGATCGATCTGGTTCCCCTGTTTGTTCGGCAAATGGTCGTCGGCGCGGCGATCGGGTATGGGACCGGCAAACTGATGGTGGAGCTGGTCAATCGATTGCGATTGGAATATGAGGGGCTGTATCCGGTGCTCACCCTGTCCTTGGTCCTGCTGACCTACAGCGGCAGCGCCTGGCTGGGAGGAAACGGATTTCTGGCGGTCTATCTGGCCGGGCTGATCATGGGGAGCCGGGACTTTCTCCACAAACGCAGCCTGTTGCGGTTTCATGACGGGCTTGCCTGGTTGATGCAGATTGCGATGTTTCTGGTGCTCGGTCTGCAGGTCTTCCCCTCGCAACTCCTGTCGGTCGCGGGGATCGGATTCTTCTTTGCGCTGTTCTTGATGGTGTGCGCCAGGCCCGTCGCCGTCTTTCTGACCTTGGCGTTCACGAGGCTCACCGTGAGAGAGAAGACCATGATCGCGTGGGTCGGCTTGCGGGGAGCCGTGCCGATCATTCTCGCCACCTTCCCGCTCTTGGCCGGCATTCCGCAGGCCCCGATGATGTTCAACCTTGTGTTCTTCATCGTCTTGACTTCCGTGCTGCTCCAAGGCACATCCATTCCTTTGGTCGCCCGCTGGCTTCAGGTTGATGTTCCTCTTGAGCGATCCGCCGAGATCGCCGCCATCCCCGACAGGCCGATCGATCCCAGAAACAGGCTGATCGAGATGACGATCACCCCCACCTCCGCACAGTCGGCAAGCGGCTCTTTGATCTCGGTTTGCCCAAAGAGGCGTTCATCATCCTGA
- a CDS encoding universal stress protein has product MPRSRHISPCLLLPTDFQQPARRAFKYGLAVARLLQTRLKLLHVIKLPSDDEDLPPDTRYARMMRTSALLELGRLARLAKDAGVEAEPIVDFGVPDECILRRLRQERAKLLVMGTEGRTGWDRLRLGSTAQMLVRRADCPVLAVHGGVAGDAVRQPARVKLSRIVLGTDFSSCARQAQRVVSRLAQLTDARVLVVHAHSMEDDIQHGRRRLDRLIQALRDRGVQAEGICRVGHPVETIVEEAGRWEADIVVVGTQGRRGLSRLLLGSVAEGVLRRAGCPVLVVRSADTLLNEGDR; this is encoded by the coding sequence ATGCCGCGATCCAGACACATCAGTCCTTGTCTCTTGCTCCCGACGGATTTCCAACAGCCGGCGCGACGGGCTTTCAAGTATGGACTCGCCGTGGCCCGGTTGCTCCAAACCAGACTGAAACTGCTCCATGTCATCAAGCTGCCATCCGATGACGAGGACCTGCCCCCGGACACCCGCTACGCGCGCATGATGCGGACGTCGGCCCTGCTCGAACTGGGGCGCTTAGCGCGGCTGGCAAAGGACGCGGGGGTCGAGGCCGAGCCGATCGTCGATTTCGGCGTGCCGGACGAATGTATTCTGCGCCGTCTCCGGCAGGAGCGGGCCAAGCTGCTGGTCATGGGCACCGAGGGGCGAACCGGGTGGGATCGTTTGCGTTTGGGCAGCACCGCGCAGATGTTGGTCCGTCGGGCGGATTGCCCGGTGTTGGCCGTCCACGGCGGGGTGGCGGGGGACGCCGTCCGGCAGCCCGCGCGCGTGAAATTGAGCCGGATCGTGTTGGGTACCGATTTCTCATCCTGCGCCCGGCAGGCCCAGCGGGTCGTGTCACGGTTGGCCCAACTCACGGATGCCAGGGTGCTGGTCGTGCATGCTCACTCGATGGAGGATGACATCCAGCATGGACGCCGGCGGTTGGATCGGCTGATTCAGGCTCTTCGAGACCGAGGCGTTCAGGCAGAAGGGATCTGCAGAGTGGGCCATCCGGTCGAGACGATTGTGGAGGAGGCCGGCCGATGGGAAGCAGACATCGTCGTGGTCGGCACGCAGGGCCGCCGAGGGTTGTCCCGCCTCCTGTTGGGCAGTGTCGCGGAAGGAGTCTTGAGACGGGCCGGTTGCCCGGTGCTGGTGGTCAGGTCCGCCGACACGCTGCTCAACGAGGGTGATCGTTAG
- a CDS encoding TrkA C-terminal domain-containing protein, with protein sequence MPKEAFIILIGRNGRCFVPDGNTVLEAGDVLWVSADHESSARLRDILKGAGPDR encoded by the coding sequence TTGCCCAAAGAGGCGTTCATCATCCTGATCGGAAGGAACGGCCGGTGCTTTGTTCCGGACGGCAACACCGTGCTGGAGGCCGGTGATGTGCTTTGGGTGTCCGCCGATCACGAGTCGTCCGCCCGGCTTCGCGATATTCTCAAGGGCGCCGGGCCAGACCGATAG
- the atpD gene encoding F0F1 ATP synthase subunit beta translates to MKVNTRPNIGIGQATLDPIGTVAEVNGPVVDVACTRLPPLHRALHVATDGKRYTLEVYRYLDRNCVRAIALQHTGGLQRGNPVFDSGAPLSVPVSSRCLGRLLDVLGDPLDGGNALDGDERRSILIAPTPLHETTSATGILETGIKVIDLLCPFAKGGKTGLFAGAGLGKTVLLTEFMHAVIMLHQGVSVFAGIGERIREGHELWHEMRKAGVMPQTVMVFGQMDESPGIRFRVGLTALTYAEYLRDTLGKEVLFLVDNVFRFVQAGSEISGLLGRMSATVGYQPTLLTEVAELQDRIASTTKGTITSVQAVYVPADDMTDPAVAAILSHLDTTVILTRAQAAKGLYPAIDPLRSSSRLMDPHILGERHYRVAQEVRHHLARYRELEDIIAMLGLEELSETDRRIVMRARKLQRYLTQPLHVTAEFTGIKGVTVPLEHTLRDCESFLAGGFDEIPEDRCYMRGTMAGETP, encoded by the coding sequence ATGAAGGTCAACACTCGGCCAAACATTGGAATTGGTCAAGCCACGCTCGATCCGATCGGTACGGTCGCGGAAGTCAACGGGCCCGTCGTCGACGTGGCCTGTACGCGACTGCCCCCGTTACATCGGGCGTTGCACGTGGCCACCGATGGGAAACGATACACCCTCGAAGTGTATCGCTACCTTGACCGAAACTGCGTGCGCGCCATTGCGCTCCAGCACACGGGAGGGCTCCAGCGGGGCAATCCCGTGTTCGATAGCGGCGCTCCCTTGAGCGTCCCGGTCTCGTCCCGTTGTCTTGGCCGATTGCTGGATGTGCTCGGTGATCCCTTAGATGGAGGGAACGCGCTGGACGGGGATGAACGACGCAGCATCTTGATCGCGCCAACTCCCCTGCACGAAACCACGAGCGCCACCGGTATTCTGGAGACGGGCATCAAGGTGATCGATCTGCTCTGCCCCTTCGCCAAGGGCGGCAAGACGGGCCTGTTTGCCGGGGCGGGACTTGGCAAGACCGTGCTGCTGACCGAGTTCATGCACGCGGTCATCATGCTTCATCAGGGTGTGTCGGTCTTTGCCGGCATTGGAGAGCGGATTCGCGAGGGACACGAACTGTGGCATGAGATGCGGAAAGCCGGGGTGATGCCCCAGACCGTCATGGTGTTCGGCCAGATGGATGAATCGCCGGGCATTCGATTTCGAGTCGGACTGACGGCGCTCACCTACGCGGAATACCTCCGCGACACATTGGGAAAAGAAGTCTTGTTTCTCGTGGACAACGTCTTCCGCTTCGTCCAAGCCGGCAGCGAGATCTCAGGTCTGCTTGGGCGGATGTCGGCGACAGTCGGCTATCAACCGACGCTGCTGACGGAGGTAGCCGAACTCCAGGATCGTATCGCCTCGACGACGAAGGGAACCATTACCTCTGTCCAGGCCGTCTATGTGCCGGCCGACGACATGACCGACCCGGCCGTGGCCGCGATCTTGAGTCATCTGGACACGACCGTGATTTTGACGCGGGCGCAAGCGGCCAAGGGACTCTATCCGGCGATCGATCCGCTGCGCTCCTCGAGCAGGCTGATGGATCCCCATATCCTGGGGGAGCGGCATTACCGAGTCGCCCAGGAGGTCCGTCACCACTTGGCTCGCTACCGGGAGCTTGAGGACATCATCGCCATGCTCGGTCTTGAAGAACTGTCCGAAACGGACCGCCGCATTGTGATGCGGGCCCGCAAGCTCCAGCGGTACCTCACGCAGCCGCTCCACGTGACAGCGGAATTTACGGGGATCAAGGGCGTCACCGTGCCGCTCGAACACACGCTGCGGGACTGCGAATCGTTTTTGGCCGGGGGCTTCGATGAAATCCCCGAAGACCGCTGCTACATGCGGGGAACCATGGCCGGTGAGACGCCGTGA
- a CDS encoding mechanosensitive ion channel family protein: MTQEAWVAQLIERSIQWGMSSGIRAVLICLGMLFLLAVIRQALARVRRLLEGALPTPAQRQRAETLTQVLRDVARVFVVAVGTMMVLSEIGIDLKPLLAAAGLGGLAIGFGAQSLVKDVISGFFILLEDSIAVGDVVEIAGVSGLVEEVKLRSIRLRDVSGSVHVVPNGIVDRVKNMTKGFSFYVFDVGVAYKEDVDRVMAVLVEIAEELRADPLYAEDILEPLEMLGVDRFDDSAVIIRCRIKTMPSKQWRVGREMNRRIKKTFDAKGIEIPFPHRTLYWGEGQAPPAIVRTGA; the protein is encoded by the coding sequence ATGACACAAGAAGCATGGGTCGCACAGTTGATCGAGCGATCGATTCAATGGGGCATGAGCTCGGGTATTCGCGCGGTGCTGATCTGTCTCGGAATGCTCTTTCTGCTCGCGGTCATCAGGCAGGCCTTGGCCCGTGTCCGGCGACTGCTCGAGGGGGCGTTGCCGACTCCGGCTCAGCGCCAGCGGGCCGAAACCCTGACCCAGGTGCTCCGCGACGTGGCCCGTGTGTTCGTCGTCGCCGTCGGGACCATGATGGTGCTGTCGGAAATCGGCATCGATCTGAAGCCGCTCTTGGCCGCCGCCGGCCTGGGCGGATTGGCGATCGGCTTCGGCGCTCAGAGTCTGGTGAAGGACGTGATTTCCGGATTTTTTATCCTTTTGGAGGATTCCATCGCCGTGGGCGACGTCGTGGAGATCGCCGGCGTCAGCGGCCTTGTGGAGGAAGTCAAATTACGGTCGATCCGATTGCGCGACGTGTCCGGCAGCGTCCACGTGGTTCCGAACGGGATCGTGGATCGGGTCAAGAACATGACAAAAGGGTTTTCGTTTTACGTCTTTGACGTCGGGGTCGCCTACAAGGAGGACGTCGATCGCGTGATGGCCGTGCTGGTTGAAATCGCCGAGGAGCTGCGGGCCGACCCATTGTATGCGGAGGACATTCTGGAACCGTTGGAAATGCTCGGCGTCGATCGTTTTGACGATTCCGCCGTGATCATCCGGTGCCGGATCAAGACCATGCCCAGTAAACAATGGCGGGTCGGACGCGAAATGAATCGGCGGATCAAGAAGACGTTCGATGCCAAGGGGATCGAGATTCCATTTCCCCATCGGACCCTCTACTGGGGAGAGGGGCAGGCGCCGCCGGCGATCGTTCGGACGGGAGCCTAG
- a CDS encoding sensor histidine kinase — MTSGLDLLAPLLLYLAVFAVFVLDWFIPLGFSVSMLYIPICLAGLWLKGWRFACIMGVLCSGLMVAGLFVSPPGGPLSWSIVNRKIAFIALWSVLWGGKLFAQRTADLERTKTTLQQAIAQRRQAEQALLVINEQLESRIARRTEQLQAALDRWELVTQATHDGVYDWDLTTNRVVYTSHWKAMHGFSNQDDDESPAQWSERIHPDDRPRVLGRLDEYLAGNRPEFSEEYRIRRRDGRWIWVLDRGIALRDATGLAVRLVGSEKDVTERKRAEETLRRQNLQFEELTAKLLTAQEHERQRIARELHDDVTQRLAALAVDLGSLVRAYPSDPQLQARLRTVQETAGQLADDVHNFAYRLHPSLLEHLGLEAAIRDHVDEFRRRTGLAVRYVKRGIPQTIPLDVATCLYRVAQEGLQNVQKHAAASDVLVALLGTAKGVGVCVRDNGKGFVYKPGDVRHTGLGLVSMEERIRLMKGTFRLRTQPGKGTEIHAWVPLPDAAPQDACQEETASKPIAGPPAMPEEQDVKEETR, encoded by the coding sequence ATGACGTCGGGACTCGATCTGTTGGCGCCGCTGCTGCTCTACCTTGCCGTCTTCGCGGTCTTCGTTCTGGACTGGTTCATCCCGCTCGGCTTCTCCGTTTCGATGTTGTACATCCCGATCTGCCTGGCCGGCCTTTGGCTCAAAGGTTGGCGATTTGCCTGTATCATGGGAGTTCTTTGCTCTGGGCTGATGGTGGCGGGTCTCTTCGTCTCGCCGCCCGGCGGTCCCCTCTCATGGTCCATTGTGAATCGCAAGATCGCCTTCATCGCTCTTTGGTCAGTGCTGTGGGGCGGAAAACTTTTCGCACAACGCACGGCCGACTTGGAACGCACAAAAACGACGCTTCAGCAGGCGATCGCCCAGCGCCGGCAGGCGGAACAGGCCTTGCTCGTTATCAATGAACAATTGGAGTCCCGCATTGCCCGCCGGACCGAACAGCTCCAAGCCGCCCTTGATCGGTGGGAGCTTGTCACGCAGGCGACGCACGACGGCGTGTACGATTGGGACTTGACGACCAACCGAGTCGTCTATACGTCGCACTGGAAGGCAATGCACGGGTTTTCCAATCAAGACGATGATGAGTCGCCCGCACAGTGGTCGGAACGGATCCATCCGGACGACCGCCCCCGTGTCCTTGGCCGTCTGGATGAATACCTGGCCGGCAACCGGCCCGAGTTCAGCGAGGAATATCGCATTCGTCGACGCGACGGACGCTGGATCTGGGTCCTGGACCGAGGCATCGCGCTTCGGGATGCAACGGGCCTGGCCGTTCGTCTGGTCGGATCGGAGAAAGACGTCACAGAGCGGAAGCGGGCGGAAGAGACGCTACGCCGGCAGAACCTCCAATTCGAGGAGTTGACCGCGAAACTGCTCACCGCTCAAGAGCACGAGCGGCAACGGATCGCTCGCGAATTACACGACGATGTGACACAGCGGCTGGCCGCGCTGGCCGTCGATTTGGGCTCGCTCGTGCGGGCGTACCCTTCTGATCCACAGTTGCAGGCCCGCTTGCGAACGGTCCAAGAGACGGCCGGACAACTGGCCGACGACGTCCATAACTTCGCCTATCGCCTGCACCCCTCGCTGCTTGAACACTTGGGATTGGAGGCGGCGATCCGCGATCACGTCGATGAATTCCGCCGGCGCACCGGCTTGGCGGTGCGATACGTCAAGCGGGGAATCCCGCAAACTATTCCGCTGGACGTCGCCACCTGCCTGTATCGCGTGGCGCAAGAAGGGTTGCAGAACGTTCAGAAACACGCGGCGGCCTCGGACGTCTTGGTCGCACTGCTCGGCACGGCCAAGGGCGTCGGGGTCTGTGTTCGGGACAATGGAAAAGGCTTCGTGTACAAGCCGGGAGACGTTCGTCACACAGGCTTGGGGCTCGTCAGCATGGAAGAGCGGATTCGCCTCATGAAGGGCACCTTCCGTCTCCGCACTCAACCGGGAAAGGGGACGGAAATCCACGCCTGGGTCCCGCTGCCCGACGCAGCGCCCCAGGATGCGTGCCAAGAGGAAACGGCCAGCAAGCCGATCGCGGGGCCGCCCGCCATGCCTGAGGAACAAGACGTCAAGGAGGAGACTCGATGA